A genomic segment from Alteribacillus bidgolensis encodes:
- a CDS encoding carbamoyl phosphate synthase small subunit — MKGYIKLESGEIFEGSIAADTQEEVYGEIVFFTGMTGYQEVMTDPSFHGQIVVFTYPLIGNYGWNEKDYESIKPQPAGLVISEASPEAFHYQAKQTIEEAAYKAGVPLIKGVDTRALVKSIREKGDMGAVMTTSPEKTEVSSYQPIGEQMLIDEVTVREPVTKGEGDHHIVLLDFGYKQSMVESLVKKDCKVTVVPYDISEKELADLEPDGLLFSNGPGNPKQLNGLLPRYRKLAETFPSLGICLGHQLMALAFGGDTEKLRFGHRGANQPVQDTHTNRVFMTSQNHSYVVKENSLPKGEFAVQFKNINDGSVEGLSHLKHDIITVQFHPEAHPGPADSEEIFDQFLEHLKKKGREKTYA; from the coding sequence ATGAAGGGATATATCAAACTAGAAAGTGGAGAAATATTTGAAGGATCGATCGCCGCTGACACCCAGGAAGAAGTATATGGTGAAATAGTCTTTTTTACCGGGATGACCGGTTATCAGGAAGTGATGACCGACCCTTCGTTTCACGGCCAGATCGTCGTGTTTACGTATCCCCTCATTGGAAATTATGGATGGAACGAAAAAGACTATGAAAGCATCAAACCACAGCCAGCAGGCCTGGTGATCAGTGAAGCATCCCCTGAAGCATTTCATTATCAAGCAAAACAAACCATTGAAGAAGCTGCTTATAAAGCAGGAGTTCCTTTAATAAAGGGAGTCGATACACGCGCTCTTGTAAAAAGTATCCGGGAAAAAGGGGATATGGGAGCAGTTATGACCACCTCTCCTGAAAAAACGGAAGTGAGTTCTTATCAGCCGATTGGTGAACAAATGCTTATCGATGAAGTAACAGTCAGAGAACCGGTTACCAAAGGTGAAGGAGATCATCACATTGTTCTGCTTGATTTTGGGTACAAACAATCAATGGTTGAAAGCTTAGTGAAAAAAGACTGCAAAGTAACGGTTGTTCCTTATGATATATCAGAAAAAGAATTGGCAGACCTGGAACCGGACGGATTGCTGTTTTCCAACGGACCGGGAAATCCTAAGCAGTTAAACGGATTGCTGCCGCGATATCGAAAGCTTGCGGAAACCTTTCCTTCCCTTGGCATCTGCCTTGGCCATCAGCTTATGGCGCTTGCTTTTGGCGGAGACACGGAAAAACTTCGCTTCGGCCACCGCGGAGCAAATCAGCCAGTACAGGATACGCATACAAACAGAGTGTTTATGACGTCACAGAATCACAGCTATGTGGTGAAAGAAAACAGTCTGCCTAAAGGAGAATTTGCTGTCCAATTCAAAAACATTAATGATGGATCGGTAGAGGGCCTCTCCCATCTAAAGCATGATATTATCACCGTGCAGTTTCATCCAGAAGCACATCCCGGCCCGGCAGACAGTGAGGAAATTTTTGATCAATTCCTTGAACATCTTAAGAAAAAAGGGAGAGAGAAAACCTATGCCTAA